A region of Cucumis melo cultivar AY chromosome 2, USDA_Cmelo_AY_1.0, whole genome shotgun sequence DNA encodes the following proteins:
- the LOC103492329 gene encoding zinc finger CCCH domain-containing protein 64 isoform X2: protein MSPPRILLCGDVFGRLNQLYKRVVSVNKSAGPFDALLCVGQFFPDSTDQLDEFMDYVEGRSVIPLSTYFIGDYGVGAAKVLLASSKDSANQGFKMDGLKICGNLHWLKGSGKFTLHGLSVAYLSGRRSLDGLPFGTYTQDDVDVLRAIAEEPGVIDLFLSNEWPTEVTNRVPTSDIPPGVSDLSGSDATVSELAVEIKPRYHIAGTKGVFFAREPYSNVDAVHVTRFLGLASVGNKEKQKFIHAVSPIPSSTMSAAEISMKPPNTTLSPYTLTERKAEASDSAKRSSNSVSESQYWRYEVSQKRQKYGTSDNNKLCFKFTSSGSCPRGEKCNFHHDIDAREQSQRGVCFDFLNKGKCERGPDCNFKHSFQNEFDSHSGKRRSGNAGTNRSKECWFCLSSPNIESHLIVSVGENFYCALAKGPLVPDHILVIPVEHFPNTLSLGPDYETEINRLQNCLGKYFKSQGKEVVFFEWVSKRSTHANLQAVPIPTSRAHVVQNIFDMAAEKLGFKFVISKSDAPSEGRKLLRTQFDSDHSFFYAELPECVTLSHVIEENEIFPAQFGREVLAGLLNMADKADWRNCAHSKEEETKMAEDFKIRFENFDPNK, encoded by the exons ATGTCTCCACCAAGAATTCTTCTCTGCGGCGACGTTTTCGGCCGTCTCAACCAGCTTTACAAGCGCGTCGTCTCG GTCAACAAATCGGCCGGTCCGTTCGACGCGCTTCTTTGCGTTGGCCAGTTTTTTCCTGACTCAACCGACCAGCTCGATGAGTTCATGGATTACGTTGAAGGTCGATCAGTAATCCCTCTTTCTACGTACTTCATTGGCGACTATGGCGTCGGTGCAGCTAAGGTTCTATTGGCTTCTTCTAAAGACTCAGCCAATCAAGGGTTTAAAATGGACGGTTTGAAGATTTGCGGGAATTTGCACTGGTTGAAAGGCAGTGGGAAGTTCACGCTACATG GTTTATCTGTGGCATACTTATCTGGTAGACGCTCCTTAGATGGTCTTCCATTTGGAACGTATACTCAAGATGATGTTGACGTCTTACGAGCAATAGCTGAGGAACCTGGAGTTATTGACTTGTTTCTCTca AATGAATGGCCAACTGAGGTTACAAATAGAGTACCAACGTCAGATATCCCTCCTGGAGTCTCAGATCTCTCAGGAAGTGATGCTACCGTCTCTGAGTTAGCTGTGGAGATCAAACCTCG CTATCACATTGCAGGTACAAAAGGAGTGTTTTTTGCTCGAGAACCTTACTCTAATGTTGATGCTGTGCACGTGACTCGCTTTTTAGGTCTTGCTTCAGTGGGAAATAAAGAGAAACAG AAATTTATTCATGCGGTTTCTCCCATCCCATCATCTACCATGTCTGCTGCTGAAATTAGCATGAAGCCTCCAAATACTACCCTATCTCCATACACACTCACTGAGCGGAAAGCTGAAGCCTCAGACTCTGCAAAGAGGTCCAGCAATAGTGTTTCTGAATCACAATATTGGAGATACGAAGTGTCTCAGAAACGACAAAAATATGGAACCTCAGATAATAACAAGCTTTGTTTCAAGTTTACATCTTCTGGATCTTGTCCACGTGGAGAAAAATGCAACTTTCATCATGACATAGATGCAAGAGAGCAAAGCCAGAGAGGTGTTTGTTTTGATTTTCTGAATAAAGGAAAATGCGAAAGGGGTCCAGATTGCAACTTTAAACACAGTTTTCAGAATGAATTTGACAGCCACTCTGGGAAGAGGAGATCTGGAAATGCTGGAACCAATAG GTCTAAAGAATGCTGGTTTTGTTTGTCAAGTCCCAATATAGAGTCGCATCTTATAGTCAGTGTGGGTGAGAATTTCTACTGTGCACTGGCCAAAGGTCCTCTTGTTCCGGACCACATACTGGTAATACCTGTAGAGCACTTTCCAAACACCCTTTCTCTAGGCCCAGATTATGAAACTGAAATCAACAGACTCCAAAATTGTCTCGGGAAGTATTTCAAGAGTCAAGGGAAGGAAGTTGTTTTCTTTGAGTGGGTTTCAAAGCGTAGCACTCATGCTAATCTTCAG GCTGTTCCTATTCCAACATCTAGAGCTCATGTTGTTCAGAACATATTTGATATGGCTGCCGAAAAGCTGGGCTTTAAGTTCGTGATCTCTAAAT CAGACGCGCCTAGTGAAGGAAGAAAATTATTGAGGACACAGTTCGATAGTGATCACAGTTTCTTCTATGCCGAACTTCCTGAATGTGTAACCTTATCACATGTTATTGAGGAGAATGAGATATTTCCAGCCCAATTTGGACGCGAG GTTCTAGCAGGCTTGCTTAACATGGCAGATAAAGCTGATTGGAGGAATTGCGCCCATtctaaagaagaagaaacaaagaTGGCTGAAGATTTCAAGAtaagatttgaaaattttgatccTAATAAGTGA
- the LOC103492329 gene encoding zinc finger CCCH domain-containing protein 64 isoform X1, translating to MSPPRILLCGDVFGRLNQLYKRVVSVNKSAGPFDALLCVGQFFPDSTDQLDEFMDYVEGRSVIPLSTYFIGDYGVGAAKVLLASSKDSANQGFKMDGLKICGNLHWLKGSGKFTLHGLSVAYLSGRRSLDGLPFGTYTQDDVDVLRAIAEEPGVIDLFLSNEWPTEVTNRVPTSDIPPGVSDLSGSDATVSELAVEIKPRYHIAGTKGVFFAREPYSNVDAVHVTRFLGLASVGNKEKQKFIHAVSPIPSSTMSAAEISMKPPNTTLSPYTLTERKAEASDSAKRSSNSVSESQYWRYEVSQKRQKYGTSDNNKLCFKFTSSGSCPRGEKCNFHHDIDAREQSQRGVCFDFLNKGKCERGPDCNFKHSFQNEFDSHSGKRRSGNAGTNRSKECWFCLSSPNIESHLIVSVGENFYCALAKGPLVPDHILVIPVEHFPNTLSLGPDYETEINRLQNCLGKYFKSQGKEVVFFEWVSKRSTHANLQAVPIPTSRAHVVQNIFDMAAEKLGFKFVISKSADAPSEGRKLLRTQFDSDHSFFYAELPECVTLSHVIEENEIFPAQFGREVLAGLLNMADKADWRNCAHSKEEETKMAEDFKIRFENFDPNK from the exons ATGTCTCCACCAAGAATTCTTCTCTGCGGCGACGTTTTCGGCCGTCTCAACCAGCTTTACAAGCGCGTCGTCTCG GTCAACAAATCGGCCGGTCCGTTCGACGCGCTTCTTTGCGTTGGCCAGTTTTTTCCTGACTCAACCGACCAGCTCGATGAGTTCATGGATTACGTTGAAGGTCGATCAGTAATCCCTCTTTCTACGTACTTCATTGGCGACTATGGCGTCGGTGCAGCTAAGGTTCTATTGGCTTCTTCTAAAGACTCAGCCAATCAAGGGTTTAAAATGGACGGTTTGAAGATTTGCGGGAATTTGCACTGGTTGAAAGGCAGTGGGAAGTTCACGCTACATG GTTTATCTGTGGCATACTTATCTGGTAGACGCTCCTTAGATGGTCTTCCATTTGGAACGTATACTCAAGATGATGTTGACGTCTTACGAGCAATAGCTGAGGAACCTGGAGTTATTGACTTGTTTCTCTca AATGAATGGCCAACTGAGGTTACAAATAGAGTACCAACGTCAGATATCCCTCCTGGAGTCTCAGATCTCTCAGGAAGTGATGCTACCGTCTCTGAGTTAGCTGTGGAGATCAAACCTCG CTATCACATTGCAGGTACAAAAGGAGTGTTTTTTGCTCGAGAACCTTACTCTAATGTTGATGCTGTGCACGTGACTCGCTTTTTAGGTCTTGCTTCAGTGGGAAATAAAGAGAAACAG AAATTTATTCATGCGGTTTCTCCCATCCCATCATCTACCATGTCTGCTGCTGAAATTAGCATGAAGCCTCCAAATACTACCCTATCTCCATACACACTCACTGAGCGGAAAGCTGAAGCCTCAGACTCTGCAAAGAGGTCCAGCAATAGTGTTTCTGAATCACAATATTGGAGATACGAAGTGTCTCAGAAACGACAAAAATATGGAACCTCAGATAATAACAAGCTTTGTTTCAAGTTTACATCTTCTGGATCTTGTCCACGTGGAGAAAAATGCAACTTTCATCATGACATAGATGCAAGAGAGCAAAGCCAGAGAGGTGTTTGTTTTGATTTTCTGAATAAAGGAAAATGCGAAAGGGGTCCAGATTGCAACTTTAAACACAGTTTTCAGAATGAATTTGACAGCCACTCTGGGAAGAGGAGATCTGGAAATGCTGGAACCAATAG GTCTAAAGAATGCTGGTTTTGTTTGTCAAGTCCCAATATAGAGTCGCATCTTATAGTCAGTGTGGGTGAGAATTTCTACTGTGCACTGGCCAAAGGTCCTCTTGTTCCGGACCACATACTGGTAATACCTGTAGAGCACTTTCCAAACACCCTTTCTCTAGGCCCAGATTATGAAACTGAAATCAACAGACTCCAAAATTGTCTCGGGAAGTATTTCAAGAGTCAAGGGAAGGAAGTTGTTTTCTTTGAGTGGGTTTCAAAGCGTAGCACTCATGCTAATCTTCAG GCTGTTCCTATTCCAACATCTAGAGCTCATGTTGTTCAGAACATATTTGATATGGCTGCCGAAAAGCTGGGCTTTAAGTTCGTGATCTCTAAAT CAGCAGACGCGCCTAGTGAAGGAAGAAAATTATTGAGGACACAGTTCGATAGTGATCACAGTTTCTTCTATGCCGAACTTCCTGAATGTGTAACCTTATCACATGTTATTGAGGAGAATGAGATATTTCCAGCCCAATTTGGACGCGAG GTTCTAGCAGGCTTGCTTAACATGGCAGATAAAGCTGATTGGAGGAATTGCGCCCATtctaaagaagaagaaacaaagaTGGCTGAAGATTTCAAGAtaagatttgaaaattttgatccTAATAAGTGA